The sequence GGTCCTCTTTTCTCCATTCTGAGCAGACGCTTCCCCGGGAACCTTGGTCCCTCTCTTTGCATCAGGGCAGGAATGCAAAACTGGAGCCGCCTCCAGTGAGCAAGTGTCAGACGCATCCACACCTTTTTGCGGAATGTTTTTTCAGTATGTGGTAAACCAGGTTATCGTCCAAAAAGGACAGGTCATCATCAAAGGCTGTGGGTCTGCAACAAGCTTGCCTCACTTTGTCATTGActagttttttctttctggttaagttttttaaaattttgtcatATGTAGTCTCAGCTGCATCACAAGATCCACTGCAATACCGGAAGATGAGTTCTTCTTTGGTTTCGTATCCCAAATCCAAGTCAGtcacatttaaatgtatttctgttaagACACATCCCCGATTTTTGCCCCTTTGattcctcctcccctttctgCTGGAATTCTCTATGTTCATGGCTGCGTTTTGCCGGTTCCTCTCCCGCCTAGAAAAAATTGGAGTCTGTTTATCTGGTGACCTCCTCAGTCTTTTAATGGTGGCTTGGATAAAGTCCACTACCTCATCAAACTGATCTGGATAATCCTCTGGCATATTAGCTGtttgagaaagagagaaaatgctttgTCACATGTCAGTCGTCATGAAGAGAAGTTTGTCAGTTTGTGGCTCAAAAACACAAGACACATGCAAGCTGCCCTGCCCTCTACTTCAGACATGCTAAAACTGAGGGGAATTTGGAAActcatttggggaaaaagaaatgagatatGTAGGTATCTCTGCAGGTGTCTGCTTATGCTTGGTAGCACTCTGGCTCTTCTTTCAGTATTGAATGAACCCTGTCAAAATTGAGGGAAAGAGAATCATGTCATGATATGAATATTAGTCACTGGGTGGATGAAGCTACTGTAGAAAGTTACACAGGCTCTTCCTAGCAAGCAGCAAAGGGATGAGGTTTCTTTGATGCAATTTTGTGACTGTAATTGTTAGTTGTCTTTTCACACCAGCAGTGGTTAGTACTGCCAAAGCCACCTATTGATAAGGGTTTGGGGCAGGACACAAGGAGGAATTTCCTGGGGTGCCAGGCTAAGCTATTATTCTTGGCTGAATGCctgctttttaatgcttttaggAGATAATTACTATcagagcttttgaaaattatCTTGTAGAACTATTTTATATCACCAGATGCTTATTAGACTGAGTAGAAATAGGTTGGAATAGAAGTATTATGTTAATTTTCAAGGGAAattttattaatgcattttctttctatgaaGTTAAATTATCTATTGCATTTTTCACTTGATATGTACTCTACCAGAGACAAATTATTCaagtaaattaaatgttaaaggcaatgaaatgttttgacaCTAGTAGAATGAACTTCTTCGAGGAGGGTGAAATTGAATatgttcttctgaaatgttctgAGATTTCAGTGTTTCATCATGATTTGGAATAACATCACATCTGAAATCTTCCCATGGAGTAAATCCCTCAGTGTGATTTGTTTTAGTGAAGACAGTGATTTAATGACAGGTCAGGCTGTCAGGGGCCCATATCTAGATgcctttattttgtattattaataaatgtatcttaaatacttaaataacGTTGCAGTATTAAGATTTTTTCTCCCGTTCTTATTGTCAAAAATCGAGTCTTTGAAGACTCGCTTCTTTTGCAGGAAAACATAAGAGGATGCTTCTTTCTGTACTTAACTCCTAAGTGCCCACCCACACAGCAGGCTGGTTTCACATACCACAAGGGTGTAAAAGGGCTCCAAAAGGACCTCTACAAATGTCCCAAGAACTGcaaatactgg comes from Cygnus atratus isolate AKBS03 ecotype Queensland, Australia chromosome Z, CAtr_DNAZoo_HiC_assembly, whole genome shotgun sequence and encodes:
- the GDNF gene encoding glial cell line-derived neurotrophic factor isoform X1, producing the protein MKLWDVVAVCVVLLNTVSTSPLPTGKMPPEGSPSVVEGPEDDLSPISLPPPYAVHSDSNMPEDYPDQFDEVVDFIQATIKRLRRSPDKQTPIFSRRERNRQNAAMNIENSSRKGRRNQRGKNRGCVLTEIHLNVTDLDLGYETKEELIFRYCSGSCDAAETTYDKILKNLTRKKKLVNDKVRQACCRPTAFDDDLSFLDDNLVYHILKKHSAKRCGCV
- the GDNF gene encoding glial cell line-derived neurotrophic factor isoform X2 → MKLWDVVAVCVVLLNTVSTSPLPTANMPEDYPDQFDEVVDFIQATIKRLRRSPDKQTPIFSRRERNRQNAAMNIENSSRKGRRNQRGKNRGCVLTEIHLNVTDLDLGYETKEELIFRYCSGSCDAAETTYDKILKNLTRKKKLVNDKVRQACCRPTAFDDDLSFLDDNLVYHILKKHSAKRCGCV